The genomic region GGACATTCAAGGCTATTGCCGAGCTGGACTTGCCACTGAATGTGGTAGGCATCATTCCGACGTGTGAGAACATGCCTGACGGTAATGCGACACGGCCTGGCGATGTGCTGACCAGCATGTCTGGCCAGACCATCGAGGTGTTGAATACCGATGCGGAAGGCCGGCTGATCCTCTGTGATGCCTTGACCTATGCAGAACGTTTCGAGCCGCAGGCCGTGGTGGATGTGGCCACCCTGACAGGGGCATGCGTGATTGCGCTTGGACATCACGCCAGCGGCTTGTTCAGCAACAAGGACAGCCTAGCCGAAGAATTGCTGGATGCAGGTAACGAGGCATATGACAGGGCATGGCGCTTGCCGCTCTGGGATGATTATCAGTCCCAGCTCGACAGTAATTTTGCCGATATGGCGAATATCGGCGGCAGGGCCGGCGGCAGTATCACCGCCGCATGCTTTCTCTCGCGTTTTGCCAAGAAATACGACTGGGCCCATCTGGACATTGCGGGTACTGCCTGGAAGTCCGGCAAGGAAAAAGGGGCCACGGGACGCCCAGTACCGCTGCTTACCGAGTTTCTCAAGCAGCGCGCCGGGAAGTAGGACCGCATGACCCGGGTTGATTTCTTTTTCAATGTGCCCAACAAGGCCGCCCATGTCGCCAGTCTCAGCAGCCGTGCCGTGCAACGGGGGCGCAGGCTGATGGTGCTGGCCTCTACCCAGCAGGCTGCAGAGCAGCTGGGCTCATTTCTATGGAGCAGTCCGCCGACCGGCTTCCTGCCGCACTGTCATGCCACGCATCCCCGTGCGGCAGAAACGCCCGTTATTATAGATTGGCGTCATGAACCGTTGCCTCATGACGATATCCTGATCAATCTTGATAGCCAATATCCACCATTCTTCAGCCGGTTCAGGCGACTGATCGAGATTGTCGGGTTGGAGGAAGAGGATCGTGCGGCGGCGCGTGAGCGGTATCGGTTCTATCGTGACCGCGGCTATGAGCTCAGGACATTCGATGCGAGTGGCGCTGCCTTGATGAAAGGAGGGTCCGATGAGCGATCAACCTCAAGATGAACTGGCGCTGGTGCTGCGCCGCATTAACGCGCTGAGCAATGTAGCAACGCCGACATCCGGGCAGGCAACCGAGGATGACATTCCCATATTGACGGAGTTTTATGAGGGAGGCGGTGCACTCAGTGCTATCGCGGTTGAGCAGCTGCTGGCGTCTTATCATGCCGATGATGTGCCTGCAAGCCTGGGGGATACGCCCGAGGTGTTACCTTCTCCCTCTGAAGGAAAGACGGCATCTCAGGTGCCAGGCATCAAGTTCTTGCCAGCGGATGAGGACGTGGAGCATCCTAGAGATGTTTCGAGCGAGCAGGAAACGGAGCATCCGCCATTGCTGCTGGCGCGTCGAGAACTGGCTGAGGCAGTGATTGCCGATATGCAGCCGGTGATTGCCCAGGCCATTCAGGAGGCCTTGGCAAAGGAAATGCAAGCATTGACTCCCAGGCTCAGTGCCGAGGTCGAGCGTGTATTGGCTGATAGTTTCAGGGAGCGCGTGCTCCAGGTGTTGAAAAAGGATTAGCCCAGCAGTGCTCTGTATTCAGCTGCACTTAGCAGTCCCGTAGGTGCATGCTCAGGCTCGAAGGAAAAAATCCAGGCATCGTAAGGCCTGTCGTTGATCTCTTCCGGTGTAATTTGCAGGGCTTCATTGATGGCGGTTACGGTACCATCGAGAGGGGCATGCAGGTCGGAACCGGTCTTGACAGATTCTACCAGTCCGCAAGGCTGGCCTGCGGATAGGCGGGTTCCCGGCTTAGGGGCCTCGACATATACGATATCGCCCAGCAAATCCTGGGCATGGTCGGTAATGCCGGCGAGCCAATGGCCGTTCTCGTCTGGACGTACCCACAGATGTTCGGCAGTGTATTGCAGGTTTTCAGGAATATTCATGAAAAGCTCAGGGGAATGATGTCGGCATATTTTCTCATAAACCAGTGAAACCGATACAGAGGCAGATTTTTTTATCTTTCTTCTATTAAGAAAATATATAAACTTCCGTTGCTATGTTAATGACAAATCAAATCTTTTTGGATATTATTTTTTCGATCATTGACGGGGCGGGTGTGACATGAAGCGTATCATCACATTATGGCTGACCATGCTGGCATTGTGTATGCCGCCGGTCTTGGCCTGTGCAGCGGAGAAAAAGCCGCAGAAATCTGCAGCCAGCAAAACCAAGGCGAGTAACAAAACCGTTGCCAATAAGAAAGCGGCGGTAGCAAAGAAAAATGAAGCCAGCGGCAGGATCATCAGTACCATACGTTCCAACAGTGCTGTTGCCACAGCCAGCCCTAGCGTGTTCAAGGATGAGGATGCGGGCTTAAAGCTGGCTTCCAGCAAGGCCATGATCGTGAATCAGGAGTCCGGCGAGGTTTTGTTTGCCAAGGGAACAGATATCGCTGCGCCGATTGCTTCTCTGACCAAGCTGATGACGGCAATGGTGGTGCTGGATGCCCAGCAGGATATGAATGAAAAGCTGAGAATCACGCGGGAAGACATTGACACCCTCAAGGGAACCGGCTCGCGGATGCCGATCGGGGCGACCCTGACAAGGGCAGAAATGCTGCAGCTTGCCTTGATGGCCTCAGAAAACCGAGCAGCTTCAGCGCTGGGCCGTCATTATCCGGGGGGGCTCAATGCATTTGTCGCTGCGATGAATGCCAAGGCCCTGCAATTGGGCATGCTGCATTCGCGTTTTGCCGACCCGACCGGGTTGAATAGCGCAAATGTTTCCACTGCTGAGGATCTGGTCAAGATGGTGCGCGCTGCATACCAATATCCCGAGATCCGCCATGTATCGACCACTACCGCCTATGCCGTGCCAGTCAATGGCGCGCGCGCGCCATTGCATTATGTGAATAGCAATGTACTGGTACGCAACAGCGACTGGGTGATCGGCTTGTCCAAGACCGGCTACATCAATGAGGCTGGCCGCTGTCTGGTGATGCAGGCGGAGGTTGGTGGCCAGCCCCTGATCATTGTGCTGCTGGATTCATTCAGCAAGAATGCCCGGGTAGGCGACGCACAGAAAATCCGCAAGTGGATAGAAAGTAGCAATAACCATCGCGATGCAAGCTGATGTGGCGATTCCTGAATAAATAAAAAGCGGCCTTGGCCGCTTTTTATTTATTCAGGCCCTATTGGTGCGTGATGGGCTGTGAGATGGATAGCGTATTGAGGAGGCTATTCGCTCTCGCCCGCCGATGCTTTTTTCCTGCGAGTCGTTGTAGCCGCCTTCTTGGTGCTGCTTGTCTTTTTCGCAGTAGTAGTCTTGGCCTTCTTGGCCGGAGCATCTTTTGCCGCCTTGGCTGATAGCAGCTCCAGGGCCTGCTCCATGGTCAGGGTTTCCGGTTCCTGGCCCTTGGGCAAGGTGGCGCGCAACTTGCCGTGTTGCACATAAGGGCCGAAGCGTCCAGCATAGATGGCAATATTACCCGTGCCGTCCGGGTGGTTGCCCAGCTCCTTGATGGGCGCTGCGCCGGCATTGGCCTGCGCCAGCAGTTCGATAGCACGTGCCAGGTCAATATCGAAAACACTCTCGCTCTTGGGAATAGACTTGAACTTGCCATCGTGGTTGACG from Methylobacillus flagellatus KT harbors:
- a CDS encoding DNA polymerase III subunit chi, translating into MTRVDFFFNVPNKAAHVASLSSRAVQRGRRLMVLASTQQAAEQLGSFLWSSPPTGFLPHCHATHPRAAETPVIIDWRHEPLPHDDILINLDSQYPPFFSRFRRLIEIVGLEEEDRAAARERYRFYRDRGYELRTFDASGAALMKGGSDERSTSR
- the pbpG gene encoding D-alanyl-D-alanine endopeptidase; its protein translation is MKRIITLWLTMLALCMPPVLACAAEKKPQKSAASKTKASNKTVANKKAAVAKKNEASGRIISTIRSNSAVATASPSVFKDEDAGLKLASSKAMIVNQESGEVLFAKGTDIAAPIASLTKLMTAMVVLDAQQDMNEKLRITREDIDTLKGTGSRMPIGATLTRAEMLQLALMASENRAASALGRHYPGGLNAFVAAMNAKALQLGMLHSRFADPTGLNSANVSTAEDLVKMVRAAYQYPEIRHVSTTTAYAVPVNGARAPLHYVNSNVLVRNSDWVIGLSKTGYINEAGRCLVMQAEVGGQPLIIVLLDSFSKNARVGDAQKIRKWIESSNNHRDAS
- the gcvH gene encoding glycine cleavage system protein GcvH, with product MNIPENLQYTAEHLWVRPDENGHWLAGITDHAQDLLGDIVYVEAPKPGTRLSAGQPCGLVESVKTGSDLHAPLDGTVTAINEALQITPEEINDRPYDAWIFSFEPEHAPTGLLSAAEYRALLG